One genomic segment of bacterium includes these proteins:
- a CDS encoding DUF4388 domain-containing protein — MNAAYFLVGTNVKPCFVDPKEVVYIGRALENTVVLQSPYVSRKHASIRCQNDQFLLSDLQSTNGTFVNTEKITQRLLEVGDKIRVGSFILNFLDRKTLLDRYGHWAEIATLDEAVTTEINRVKNALSDLSGKLSYLNPIELIQMINLGKKTGVLSIVGDNGGEGTIKVNNGEIYSAAHTHSGKNLQGEHAVYRILTIKEGSFIFKFKDPENMNTHEMIPMSTMNLLMEGCRLMDEGQI, encoded by the coding sequence ATGAATGCGGCGTATTTTTTGGTTGGAACCAATGTAAAGCCATGTTTTGTTGACCCGAAAGAAGTGGTATACATAGGGCGTGCTTTGGAAAACACCGTTGTACTACAATCTCCGTACGTTAGCAGAAAACATGCTTCGATCCGTTGCCAGAACGACCAGTTCCTTTTGTCTGATTTACAAAGTACGAATGGTACTTTTGTGAATACAGAAAAAATAACTCAAAGGCTTCTGGAAGTGGGTGATAAAATTCGGGTGGGCAGTTTTATTTTGAATTTTCTCGACCGAAAAACGTTATTGGACCGATACGGGCATTGGGCGGAAATCGCAACGCTTGATGAAGCCGTGACGACTGAGATTAACCGTGTGAAGAACGCCCTGTCGGATTTATCGGGAAAGTTATCCTATCTGAATCCGATCGAATTGATCCAAATGATCAATCTCGGTAAAAAGACCGGGGTTTTGTCGATCGTGGGAGATAATGGCGGCGAAGGAACGATTAAAGTTAACAATGGCGAAATTTATTCGGCGGCTCATACGCATAGTGGAAAAAATCTTCAAGGCGAACATGCCGTGTATCGGATCCTGACGATCAAAGAAGGCAGCTTTATTTTTAAATTCAAAGATCCCGAAAACATGAATACACATGAAATGATCCCGATGTCTACGATGAATCTCCTGATGGAAGGATGCCGCCTGATGGACGAAGGACAAATTTGA